Proteins found in one Balaenoptera ricei isolate mBalRic1 chromosome 18, mBalRic1.hap2, whole genome shotgun sequence genomic segment:
- the TMEM272 gene encoding LOW QUALITY PROTEIN: transmembrane protein 272 (The sequence of the model RefSeq protein was modified relative to this genomic sequence to represent the inferred CDS: inserted 1 base in 1 codon; substituted 1 base at 1 genomic stop codon) gives MDCRSVQHLLHFPNGIVFLKTFLSIFCSVPFAGMKFLEDCPIQPLIPLYLLVGGIIGALKVSLLLYNSTRMRRLLSKAVVIDDHDDDVYPXRQNTHKYYIHLLLSLFLFLWFFLGNYWVFSVYLPDFVPPFQQPQDYCXKTLYLFAVGVLVLGLLVLGSSCVHAWSRWRSAAEED, from the exons ATGGACTGCCGTTCTGTCCA ACATTTACTTCATTTTCCTAACGGCATTGTGTTCTTGAAAACATTTCTCTCAATTTTCTGTTCTGTCCCCTTTGCAGGAATGAAGTTTTTGGAGGACTGTCCCATACAACCCCTCATTCCTCTATACTTGCTAGTGGGTGGGATCATCGGGGCCTTAAAG GTGTCTCTCCTGCTGTACAACTCCACCAGGATGAGGCGGCTTCTGTCCAAGGCCGTGGTGATTGATGACCATGACGACGATGTATATCCCTAGAGGCAGAACACGCACAAATATTACATCCACCTCCTCCtcagcctcttcctcttcctctggttCTTTCTGGGAAATTACTGGGTCTTTTCTGTTTACCTGCCAGATTTTGTTCCCCctttccagcagcctcaggattACT GAAAAACCCTGTACCTCTTTGCGGTAGGGGTCCTCGTGCTGGGCTTACTTGTGCTGGGCAGCAGCTGTGTCCACGCGTGGTCCAGGTGGAGGTCTGCTGCCGAGGAAGACTGA